Proteins encoded together in one Peribacillus asahii window:
- the spoVT gene encoding stage V sporulation protein T: protein MKATGIVRRIDDLGRVVIPKEIRRTLRIREGDPLEIFVDRDGEVILKKYSPISELSDFAKEYAEALYDSLGNPVLICDRDTYIAVAGGSKKEYLNKSVSELVEKIMEDRNSTIASPKGQISFVDGIHEEVQSYAVAPIIANGDPIGAVLILAKEAAVGDVEQKSVETAASFLARQMEQ, encoded by the coding sequence ATGAAAGCAACTGGTATTGTTCGCCGAATTGATGATTTAGGAAGAGTCGTAATTCCGAAAGAAATCCGAAGAACTTTGCGTATTCGTGAAGGAGATCCTTTGGAGATCTTCGTCGATCGTGACGGAGAAGTAATTTTGAAAAAATATTCGCCGATTAGTGAATTAAGTGACTTTGCTAAAGAATATGCGGAAGCGCTATATGATAGTTTAGGGAATCCTGTATTAATATGCGACCGTGATACATACATCGCTGTAGCAGGTGGTTCCAAGAAAGAGTATTTAAATAAAAGTGTAAGTGAACTAGTTGAGAAGATTATGGAAGATCGCAATTCTACAATTGCTTCTCCAAAAGGTCAAATTTCATTCGTCGATGGCATTCATGAAGAAGTGCAATCATATGCAGTGGCTCCAATTATTGCCAACGGTGATCCGATCGGTGCTGTTTTGATTCTTGCTAAAGAAGCGGCAGTAGGCGATGTAGAGCAAAAATCTGTTGAGACAGCGGCTAGCTTCCTTGCACGTCAAATGGAGCAATAA
- a CDS encoding putative polysaccharide biosynthesis protein yields MVNQPYSASKEFFRGAFILSIAAIMVKVLSAAYRIPYQNIVGDIGFYIYQQVYPFYGIMLTLSTLGFPIVISKLIAEGKFAQRDILAASFLMLGVIALVSSTSLFLGADWLANKMADPRLAELLRILSLSYLLMPLAAVFRGYFQGNHEMLPTASSQVAEQFVRVLTILVLTPILIHQGYSLYDAGAGAIFGSITGGLMGLILLLIFFVRYKKRKRVQFNALQLRQFPLIMKVLIFQGLAFCISSLILVFLQLVDSLHLYALLRQAGIAEMTAKEWKGIYDRGQPLLQLGTVVANSLSLALVPLIARYGKNQDEQELLSKIRLSLRVSLMIGSAATVGLICLIKPVNKMLYTDGLGSVTLAIFSVSIVLSSLIMTMAAVIQSLGHYIAPIFIVAAGVVGKWFLDVWLIPHYHINGAAVATVLSLLGMTIGFSCVLKNDVKQSLWIGKDIGIVMLSVGCMACTLWGFNMAADWLVPSETRMMATIQALFGVVLGALVFGVIILRTGLFKQDELMLLPFGNQLERLNKWNRSNE; encoded by the coding sequence ATGGTTAATCAGCCGTATTCAGCATCGAAGGAGTTCTTTCGCGGTGCATTTATTTTAAGTATTGCGGCTATTATGGTAAAGGTATTAAGCGCAGCTTATCGAATACCTTATCAAAATATTGTAGGGGACATCGGCTTTTACATATACCAGCAAGTATATCCGTTTTACGGAATTATGCTTACATTGTCGACACTCGGTTTTCCTATCGTTATTTCAAAGCTTATTGCTGAAGGAAAGTTTGCTCAAAGGGATATATTGGCTGCCTCTTTTCTTATGTTAGGTGTAATCGCGCTCGTGAGTTCCACGAGTCTTTTTTTAGGAGCGGATTGGTTAGCAAATAAAATGGCAGATCCTCGTTTAGCTGAACTGCTGAGGATTTTGTCTCTGTCCTACTTATTGATGCCTTTAGCCGCCGTCTTTCGTGGATATTTTCAAGGAAATCATGAGATGCTCCCAACAGCAAGTTCACAAGTTGCTGAGCAGTTTGTTCGTGTGCTTACTATTCTTGTTCTTACACCCATCTTGATTCATCAAGGGTATTCTTTGTATGATGCAGGAGCAGGAGCTATTTTCGGTTCAATCACAGGGGGACTAATGGGGCTTATTCTTTTACTGATTTTTTTTGTGCGATATAAAAAAAGGAAAAGAGTTCAGTTTAATGCACTTCAGCTTCGACAATTTCCGCTGATTATGAAAGTATTAATATTTCAAGGCTTGGCCTTTTGTATATCTAGTTTAATCCTCGTTTTCCTTCAGTTGGTGGATTCACTGCATTTATATGCTTTACTAAGACAAGCTGGAATTGCTGAGATGACAGCAAAAGAGTGGAAGGGGATATATGATCGTGGTCAACCGCTGCTTCAATTAGGGACGGTTGTAGCGAACTCACTCTCGTTAGCACTTGTTCCATTGATTGCAAGGTATGGTAAGAATCAAGATGAACAGGAGCTGCTTTCAAAAATTAGATTATCATTGCGCGTAAGCCTTATGATTGGCTCAGCTGCAACAGTAGGACTTATTTGTCTAATCAAACCTGTGAATAAGATGTTATATACCGATGGTCTTGGCTCAGTGACACTCGCTATTTTTTCCGTATCGATTGTACTTTCATCCCTTATTATGACCATGGCTGCTGTCATTCAAAGCTTAGGACACTATATAGCCCCTATATTCATTGTGGCAGCAGGAGTTGTCGGAAAGTGGTTCTTAGATGTGTGGCTGATTCCTCATTATCATATAAATGGAGCCGCTGTGGCAACTGTTCTTTCCTTGTTAGGAATGACAATTGGTTTTTCTTGCGTCTTAAAAAATGATGTGAAACAATCATTATGGATAGGAAAAGATATAGGAATTGTTATGCTTAGTGTTGGATGTATGGCATGTACATTATGGGGATTTAATATGGCAGCGGATTGGCTTGTTCCAAGTGAAACAAGAATGATGGCTACAATTCAAGCGCTGTTTGGTGTTGTTCTTGGTGCACTTGTTTTTGGTGTTATTATCTTACGTACAGGCTTGTTTAAACAAGACGAATTGATGCTTTTACCATTTGGTAATCAATTAGAGCGATTGAATAAATGGAATAGGAGTAATGAATAA
- the mazG gene encoding nucleoside triphosphate pyrophosphohydrolase, whose protein sequence is MTNMITIIGLGAGDLNQLPLGIYKKLKKEKTCLVRTMDHPAIEELKAEGVKFISFDAVYEKHNGFEAVYEEISETLLQKASTQPILYAVPGHPMVAEKTVQLLLEKGPERGITIQVEGGQSFLDALFQAVKVDPIEGFQLLDGTALHRDELQITQHMIIGQVYDMFTASEVKLTLMEKLPDDYNVYIVTAAGSTQEKVTKVPLYELDRQMELSNLTSVYVPPVKEDELQYREFSKLRQIIAKLRGPNGCPWDQKQTHESLKKYLIEEAYELIDAIDEQDDEAMIGELGDVLLQVMLHAQIGEDEGMFTVDDVVESISAKMIRRHPHVFGDIQVSGEEEVVVNWQKIKEEEKGEQAEEFVSLLADVEKSLPNLMRAEAYQKRAAKVGFDWDEAIEAWQKVREEIEEVEAEIKRQTPNITHIQDELGDVFFALVNVARFYKIEPEEAVYRANQKFYRRFTYIEDCVRQDKKKFSDYTLAELDHFWDEAKKKGL, encoded by the coding sequence ATGACAAATATGATTACAATCATTGGTCTAGGCGCGGGGGATTTGAATCAGCTCCCACTCGGGATTTATAAGAAGCTTAAGAAGGAAAAGACGTGCTTGGTTCGAACAATGGATCATCCCGCTATTGAAGAGTTAAAAGCTGAAGGGGTGAAGTTTATTAGCTTTGATGCCGTTTATGAAAAGCATAATGGATTTGAAGCTGTTTATGAGGAAATATCCGAAACGCTTTTACAAAAGGCTTCCACTCAACCTATTTTATATGCAGTACCAGGACATCCAATGGTTGCAGAAAAAACCGTGCAATTACTATTAGAAAAAGGTCCGGAGCGCGGTATTACCATTCAGGTAGAAGGGGGACAAAGCTTTTTAGATGCGTTGTTTCAGGCGGTAAAAGTGGATCCTATTGAGGGATTTCAATTACTGGATGGAACGGCTCTTCATCGGGATGAATTGCAGATTACTCAACATATGATTATTGGACAAGTATACGATATGTTTACTGCTTCCGAAGTGAAGCTGACGCTGATGGAGAAGCTTCCGGATGATTATAATGTATATATCGTGACAGCTGCAGGGAGCACACAGGAAAAAGTAACGAAGGTTCCATTATATGAGCTGGACCGTCAAATGGAGTTAAGTAATTTAACGAGTGTATATGTGCCACCGGTTAAAGAAGACGAATTGCAATATCGTGAGTTTTCTAAGCTGCGTCAAATTATTGCTAAGCTTAGAGGGCCGAATGGCTGTCCGTGGGACCAGAAGCAAACACATGAGAGTTTAAAGAAATATTTAATCGAAGAGGCCTATGAACTAATTGATGCCATTGATGAGCAAGATGATGAGGCAATGATTGGAGAATTAGGAGATGTTCTTCTGCAAGTAATGCTTCATGCACAAATTGGAGAAGATGAAGGCATGTTTACGGTCGATGATGTTGTCGAAAGTATTTCTGCAAAAATGATTCGTCGTCATCCACATGTATTTGGTGATATTCAAGTAAGTGGAGAAGAAGAGGTTGTTGTCAATTGGCAAAAAATTAAGGAAGAAGAAAAGGGAGAACAAGCAGAAGAGTTTGTTTCTTTACTGGCAGATGTAGAGAAATCCTTGCCAAATTTAATGCGTGCAGAAGCGTATCAAAAGCGAGCGGCAAAAGTTGGGTTTGATTGGGATGAAGCAATAGAAGCATGGCAGAAAGTTCGTGAAGAAATAGAAGAAGTCGAGGCAGAAATAAAACGCCAAACGCCAAATATTACCCACATTCAAGATGAACTGGGCGATGTATTTTTTGCACTCGTTAACGTGGCGCGCTTTTATAAAATCGAGCCCGAGGAAGCTGTATACCGAGCAAATCAAAAGTTCTACCGCCGTTTTACTTATATTGAGGATTGTGTTCGCCAAGATAAGAAAAAGTTTTCGGATTATACATTGGCTGAGCTTGATCATTTTTGGGATGAGGCAAAGAAAAAAGGATTGTAA
- a CDS encoding RNA-binding S4 domain-containing protein encodes MRLDKFLKVSRLIKRRTLAKEVADQGRISINGVQAKASSNVKEGDELTVRFGQKLVTVRIDKIQETTKKEAAAEMYTVVKEEKLGSEQ; translated from the coding sequence ATGAGATTAGATAAGTTTCTAAAAGTATCACGTTTAATTAAGCGCCGTACGTTAGCCAAGGAGGTGGCCGATCAAGGCCGTATTTCCATTAATGGAGTACAAGCGAAGGCGAGCTCGAATGTAAAAGAAGGAGATGAACTGACGGTTCGCTTTGGACAAAAACTTGTTACGGTTCGCATTGATAAAATTCAAGAGACAACAAAGAAGGAAGCGGCTGCAGAAATGTATACAGTCGTAAAAGAAGAAAAGCTAGGAAGTGAACAGTAA
- the yabP gene encoding sporulation protein YabP, with protein sequence MSQYVDPNSSYSKGTVPEHDVTMRGRRLLDITGVKQVESFDNEEFLLETSMGFLSIRGQNLQMKNLDVDKGIVSIKGKIFDLVYLDEHSGEKAKGFFGKLFK encoded by the coding sequence ATGAGCCAATATGTAGACCCGAACTCAAGCTATTCTAAAGGAACTGTACCAGAACATGATGTGACGATGAGAGGTCGACGCTTACTAGATATTACAGGTGTGAAGCAAGTAGAAAGTTTTGATAATGAAGAATTTTTGCTTGAAACATCGATGGGATTTCTCTCGATCCGCGGGCAAAATTTACAGATGAAGAATTTAGACGTGGATAAAGGTATTGTCTCAATTAAAGGGAAAATCTTTGACCTTGTTTATTTGGATGAACATTCAGGGGAGAAAGCTAAAGGCTTCTTTGGCAAGTTATTCAAATGA
- the yabQ gene encoding spore cortex biosynthesis protein YabQ gives MTLTTQFYTLLVMVGMGSFFGAALDTYSRFLKRAERKRWIVFIHDVLFWVIQGLLIFYVLFLVNEGEFRFYLFLALLCGFSAYQALFKNIYQRGLEMLITIVIKLYEFTLKAFHYLLFLPIKWIAVTIFTLCIGIFKMIFVCLKWLGKFIFLILRIIFKPLQWVLIKLWKMLPDTVTKKVVKFYKKLTGILMKCKNVIKTFFNKWRKEKD, from the coding sequence ATGACGTTAACAACGCAATTTTATACGTTACTAGTAATGGTAGGGATGGGCAGTTTTTTTGGAGCTGCCCTCGATACGTATAGCCGATTTTTAAAACGTGCTGAACGAAAGCGCTGGATTGTATTTATTCACGATGTGTTATTTTGGGTGATCCAAGGGTTACTCATTTTTTATGTTCTATTTTTAGTGAATGAAGGGGAATTTCGCTTTTATTTATTTCTTGCTTTATTATGCGGCTTCTCTGCTTACCAAGCCTTATTTAAAAATATTTATCAACGCGGATTAGAAATGCTTATTACTATCGTAATTAAATTATACGAATTTACATTAAAGGCATTTCACTATTTACTATTCCTTCCGATAAAATGGATAGCAGTCACAATTTTCACCTTGTGTATAGGCATTTTCAAAATGATATTTGTTTGTCTAAAGTGGCTAGGTAAGTTTATTTTCCTTATTTTACGGATCATTTTTAAACCGCTTCAGTGGGTTTTGATAAAACTGTGGAAAATGCTGCCGGATACTGTTACAAAAAAGGTCGTAAAGTTTTATAAAAAATTGACAGGAATTTTAATGAAATGCAAGAATGTAATAAAGACATTCTTTAATAAGTGGAGAAAAGAAAAAGATTGA